The following proteins are encoded in a genomic region of Planococcus lenghuensis:
- a CDS encoding YndJ family protein — translation MLANLRKAVVNPPVSFGLLLFFVSLLVCGQADHSFYLLAAQLIFVPALLQLVVELRRLEKMILAAGMAAAAFISFGLPYPAALVCALVYLIVTFWIAWKGAERFLKRGFSNTAELMIDLGLVYIAVGGLWFFAFVGEFDTGFSAMTMWLTAIHFHYSAFMLCVSVGLLGRIRATNLYKLCALFIATGPMTVALGIIFSHTLELTSVSLYVLAIYALTFYTFRLRFPFIQALMIRIPFVTLCLTILWSFLYAYGNFSGTATVTIPTMLAVHGLLNCLLFGSFTVIGWALHVPITTQEPFHFPVSKIRGKLNAPGTPHRGLVDRMEDYVDNRELPASIIDFYEHTERFQLFASVQWAAWFKPFAFFYQFISRRVGQLNLPFSADRIEMTGEILLVDEEADGRARPRVWKRTIRGKPVFTAIYSQHEAGGETFMNIALPLPFSSMHGILQLSVEHGQLRLTSKGGGDAGTYLALGGYVFKLPLHESFIMKGSLGNLLAVHDMTLFGLHFLHIDYVIKEKTNGNQPQR, via the coding sequence ATGCTGGCGAATTTACGGAAAGCGGTCGTTAATCCGCCCGTCTCATTCGGGCTCCTGTTATTTTTCGTAAGTTTGCTGGTGTGCGGACAGGCGGATCACTCCTTTTACTTGCTGGCAGCTCAGCTTATATTTGTTCCGGCTCTTCTGCAATTGGTCGTCGAGCTCCGCCGCCTGGAAAAAATGATTCTCGCTGCCGGGATGGCGGCAGCGGCATTCATAAGCTTCGGCTTGCCTTATCCTGCAGCGCTGGTCTGTGCGCTTGTTTACCTCATCGTCACTTTCTGGATCGCCTGGAAAGGGGCTGAACGGTTTTTAAAGCGGGGATTTTCAAACACGGCCGAATTGATGATTGATCTGGGGCTCGTCTATATTGCTGTCGGCGGGCTGTGGTTCTTCGCCTTTGTCGGGGAGTTTGATACCGGATTCAGTGCGATGACTATGTGGCTGACAGCCATCCATTTCCATTACTCAGCTTTTATGCTTTGTGTTTCAGTCGGTCTCCTCGGCCGCATCCGGGCGACGAATCTTTATAAACTATGTGCGCTGTTCATCGCGACGGGACCGATGACCGTAGCGCTTGGCATAATATTTTCCCATACACTCGAACTCACCTCGGTTTCACTTTACGTGCTGGCGATCTATGCCCTTACGTTCTATACCTTCCGTCTGCGTTTTCCCTTCATACAGGCGCTGATGATCCGGATTCCCTTTGTAACCTTGTGCCTGACGATTTTATGGTCGTTTCTGTATGCGTACGGCAATTTCTCCGGCACTGCAACGGTGACAATTCCGACAATGCTGGCTGTCCATGGACTGCTGAATTGCTTGCTGTTCGGTTCGTTCACGGTAATCGGCTGGGCGTTGCATGTGCCTATCACAACACAGGAGCCTTTCCATTTCCCGGTCAGCAAGATACGGGGGAAATTGAACGCCCCGGGAACTCCGCACCGGGGATTGGTCGACCGGATGGAAGATTACGTCGACAACCGCGAGCTGCCCGCCAGCATCATCGATTTCTATGAACATACGGAACGGTTCCAGTTATTCGCGTCCGTCCAATGGGCAGCCTGGTTCAAGCCGTTTGCGTTCTTCTATCAGTTCATAAGCCGAAGGGTGGGACAGCTCAATCTGCCATTTTCAGCGGACCGGATTGAAATGACAGGGGAAATCCTGCTGGTGGATGAGGAGGCTGATGGGAGGGCCAGGCCAAGAGTCTGGAAACGGACGATTCGCGGGAAACCGGTATTCACCGCGATTTATTCGCAGCACGAGGCGGGCGGTGAAACGTTCATGAACATCGCATTGCCGCTGCCATTTTCGTCGATGCACGGAATTCTGCAATTATCCGTTGAACACGGACAGCTACGCTTAACAAGCAAGGGAGGCGGTGACGCAGGAACGTATTTGGCGCTGGGCGGGTATGTGTTTAAACTGCCTCTCCATGAGAGTTTCATAATGAAGGGAAGTTTGGGAAACCTGCTGGCCGTGCATGACATGACATTGTTCGGACTTCACTTTCTGCATATCGATTACGTTATAAAAGAGAAAACAAACGGGAACCAGCCTCAGCGGTAA
- a CDS encoding DUF4166 domain-containing protein, translating into MTIYSTLLAEKFQKLHPKLQHRYALPLDQPFHAEGVMAWIQSGSKLLSTFYRLASRMNFLFPESGENIPFSISNRCTINQEGEAEVSWERTFHFPEAVRRFNATMTVDFDKRIVKDYLGDVLFFYSDLQFDVTAEGCLLITSGAQKVIVGKKELPIPNVLRGRVTVLEGYDEAKDVYTIHVSIYNDLLGRIMMYAGEFTESGR; encoded by the coding sequence TTGACCATTTACTCGACCTTATTGGCGGAGAAGTTTCAGAAGCTGCATCCGAAACTGCAGCATCGCTACGCCTTGCCGCTTGATCAGCCGTTTCATGCCGAAGGGGTCATGGCCTGGATCCAGAGCGGCAGCAAATTGCTTTCTACTTTTTACCGGCTCGCATCAAGGATGAATTTCCTGTTTCCGGAGAGCGGAGAGAATATCCCGTTCTCCATTAGTAACCGCTGCACGATCAATCAAGAAGGAGAAGCTGAAGTTTCCTGGGAGCGAACCTTTCACTTTCCGGAAGCGGTGCGCCGATTCAATGCCACAATGACCGTCGATTTCGACAAGCGAATTGTAAAGGATTATTTAGGCGATGTCCTGTTCTTTTACTCGGATCTGCAGTTCGATGTAACAGCGGAAGGCTGTTTGTTGATCACTTCTGGCGCCCAGAAAGTGATCGTGGGAAAGAAAGAGCTGCCCATACCGAACGTGCTCAGAGGGCGGGTTACGGTACTGGAAGGCTACGACGAAGCGAAGGATGTCTATACGATCCACGTCTCAATCTACAATGATTTGCTGGGGAGGATCATGATGTATGCTGGCGAATTTACGGAAAGCGGTCGTTAA
- a CDS encoding DoxX-like family protein, with protein MAARPIYVEIDVQAEIEKVWSYTQQPQLHEQWDLRFSSIIYNDKLPGESVQTFTYATKVMPGVRVSGWGKSKGTHEKESGEKTSALHFGTDQLISPIAEGKGYWKYIPHEKGVTFLTQYDYDVRFGWAGKVADRLFRPLMGWGTALSFDVLKRWIESGESPKTQYRRFFSFYAICFLFSFVWFYQGLVPKVITRHPLEISMLTQLAPLTGAQAAEAIFWIGIAELVFAGFWLIPKLQKYLLQLQIAVFPLLTLSALVAAPSAAIAPFNVITLNITLWVLSIIGLLLHDQLPTAKSCKRKRGKTA; from the coding sequence ATGGCGGCAAGACCAATTTATGTGGAAATCGATGTCCAGGCAGAAATCGAAAAAGTATGGTCGTACACCCAGCAACCCCAGCTGCATGAACAATGGGATTTGCGTTTTTCTTCTATCATTTATAATGACAAGCTGCCCGGAGAGAGCGTGCAGACCTTTACTTACGCGACAAAAGTGATGCCGGGAGTCCGGGTTTCGGGCTGGGGGAAAAGCAAAGGCACCCACGAGAAAGAGAGCGGGGAAAAAACGTCTGCGCTGCATTTCGGCACCGATCAATTGATCTCCCCCATTGCAGAAGGCAAAGGCTACTGGAAATACATCCCGCATGAAAAAGGCGTCACCTTTTTAACACAATATGATTATGACGTCCGCTTCGGTTGGGCAGGAAAAGTAGCGGATCGCTTATTCCGGCCGTTGATGGGATGGGGAACCGCCTTAAGCTTTGACGTCTTAAAGCGGTGGATCGAATCAGGGGAGAGCCCTAAAACCCAATACCGGCGGTTCTTCAGTTTTTATGCCATCTGTTTCTTATTTTCCTTTGTCTGGTTCTACCAGGGGCTGGTTCCGAAAGTCATCACCCGGCATCCTTTGGAGATCAGCATGCTGACACAGCTTGCGCCATTAACCGGTGCACAGGCGGCTGAAGCGATTTTTTGGATCGGCATAGCAGAGCTGGTGTTTGCCGGCTTCTGGCTCATCCCGAAGCTGCAGAAATATCTTCTGCAGCTGCAGATTGCCGTTTTCCCTTTGCTTACGTTAAGCGCACTGGTTGCTGCGCCTTCTGCAGCAATTGCACCGTTTAATGTCATTACACTGAATATCACGCTTTGGGTTTTATCGATCATCGGGTTACTGCTTCATGATCAGTTGCCCACAGCGAAAAGCTGTAAACGAAAGAGAGGGAAAACAGCTTGA
- a CDS encoding universal stress protein, producing MSVQFKNILVGYDGSDWSKKALEAAVKLASEEPRSKINIVTAVPPVTLYYPAISSYETVSQESHAKAEEMLTEARELVGEPDLIGEVKMLEGNPPQQIIRYAENNETDLIIVGSRGLGNIKELFLGSTSHNVTQKAHCPVLIVK from the coding sequence ATGTCAGTACAGTTCAAGAACATTTTGGTCGGATATGACGGGTCGGATTGGAGTAAAAAAGCATTGGAGGCCGCTGTGAAACTTGCCAGTGAAGAACCGAGATCCAAGATCAATATTGTGACGGCAGTCCCGCCAGTCACTTTGTATTATCCGGCAATCTCCAGTTATGAAACTGTCAGCCAGGAATCCCATGCAAAAGCGGAAGAAATGCTGACGGAAGCGCGGGAATTGGTCGGAGAACCGGATCTGATCGGAGAAGTGAAAATGCTGGAAGGCAATCCGCCGCAGCAGATTATCCGCTATGCTGAAAACAATGAGACCGATCTGATCATTGTGGGGAGCCGGGGACTCGGCAATATCAAAGAACTGTTCCTGGGCAGCACGAGCCATAATGTCACGCAGAAAGCCCATTGTCCGGTGCTGATCGTAAAATAG
- a CDS encoding metallophosphoesterase: protein METFKRVAGAVGIALAILIIYGLIEPQLLDVEEEEAVIPGLPEEWEGEEIAVFGDFQTGMWLDNKSTMEEAVTEIIERDPAAVLMLGDYIYRPNDQSDQEIEQALEVLRPIGEADIPIYAVLGNHDFGLQNKDGEPALDVAERMRTALEAIGVEVLHNEAIPFSGTGPVLPGVEPGLFIAGIGSDWANADVPAEALAEIPADAPRIVMMHNPNSFEELPAGTAPFAVAGHTHGGQVRLESAPQWSWVALTSNEPVHVDGWIDGYGAAGNELYVNRGIGMSTVPIRINARPELTLFTLTSGE, encoded by the coding sequence ATGGAGACATTCAAACGCGTAGCGGGAGCAGTAGGTATAGCTCTTGCCATACTGATTATTTATGGATTGATCGAGCCGCAATTGCTTGATGTGGAGGAAGAGGAAGCAGTGATTCCAGGTCTTCCGGAAGAATGGGAAGGTGAAGAAATTGCGGTGTTCGGCGACTTCCAGACCGGGATGTGGCTGGATAACAAGAGCACCATGGAAGAAGCAGTAACAGAAATTATAGAGAGAGATCCCGCTGCTGTACTGATGCTGGGTGATTATATTTATCGTCCCAATGATCAGTCTGACCAAGAGATCGAGCAAGCCCTTGAAGTGTTGCGACCGATAGGAGAAGCAGATATTCCAATCTATGCAGTCCTTGGAAATCATGACTTCGGATTGCAGAATAAAGATGGCGAGCCCGCACTCGACGTCGCAGAGAGAATGCGAACCGCTCTTGAAGCTATCGGAGTGGAAGTCCTGCATAACGAAGCAATTCCCTTCAGCGGAACAGGCCCAGTCTTGCCTGGCGTCGAACCAGGACTATTCATCGCCGGCATTGGATCCGATTGGGCTAATGCCGATGTGCCGGCTGAGGCACTGGCAGAAATCCCGGCCGACGCCCCGCGGATCGTCATGATGCATAACCCGAATTCCTTTGAGGAATTACCGGCAGGTACTGCACCGTTTGCGGTTGCCGGCCATACACACGGAGGACAAGTCCGGCTGGAGAGTGCTCCTCAATGGTCCTGGGTGGCGCTGACTTCCAATGAACCCGTGCATGTCGATGGCTGGATTGATGGCTATGGGGCAGCGGGCAACGAATTATACGTCAACCGGGGAATCGGCATGAGTACAGTGCCTATCCGGATTAATGCCAGGCCCGAGCTAACCCTGTTCACACTTACATCCGGTGAATAA
- a CDS encoding DoxX family protein yields the protein MFVQFLRENRVAAYLLLMLRLYLGWSWMIAGWGKVSGGFDASGFLAGAVQSAGGEHPAVQGWWAEFLSGVAIPNVALFNILVPWGELLVGIALILGSFTTFAALMGIIMNFAFMFSGTTSTNPMMVLLTIFILVAGINAGRIGLDRWIIPAMKTQFRKWEDRRHTTGTPKRPALHH from the coding sequence ATGTTTGTTCAATTTTTGCGGGAGAACCGGGTTGCTGCTTACTTGCTGTTAATGCTCCGTCTGTATCTCGGCTGGTCTTGGATGATCGCCGGCTGGGGCAAAGTCTCCGGCGGTTTCGATGCCAGCGGTTTCCTTGCCGGAGCTGTCCAGTCTGCCGGCGGTGAACATCCGGCGGTTCAGGGTTGGTGGGCTGAATTCCTGAGCGGTGTTGCCATTCCGAATGTTGCCCTCTTCAATATTCTGGTTCCATGGGGAGAACTTCTCGTCGGGATCGCACTCATCCTTGGCTCTTTCACAACATTCGCCGCTTTGATGGGAATCATCATGAACTTCGCTTTCATGTTCTCCGGCACCACGAGCACCAATCCGATGATGGTGCTGCTGACCATCTTCATCCTAGTGGCAGGCATAAACGCCGGACGCATTGGTCTCGACCGCTGGATCATCCCGGCAATGAAAACACAGTTCAGAAAATGGGAAGACCGCAGACACACAACCGGCACACCGAAACGCCCGGCCTTGCATCACTGA
- a CDS encoding nitroreductase family protein, whose product MDVSQAIKNRRSNGLVTDEPVPEDVIKQVLEAGTWAPSHHRTEPWRFFVLTGSGRKPLGETLAKIQAGKMDDPESETNQKKLEATKQKPYRAPVVIVAAVEPSDNPKAIEKEEHGAVYAAIQNMLLAAHELGLGTFWRTGAPAYDPQMRDLFGLSDRGEVLGFIYLGYPKKEVPEGKRVPVEEVTKWFADEKDFNANK is encoded by the coding sequence ATGGATGTATCACAGGCAATTAAAAACCGGAGAAGCAACGGGCTGGTCACAGATGAGCCAGTGCCGGAAGATGTGATTAAACAAGTGCTGGAAGCAGGCACCTGGGCACCGAGCCATCACCGGACGGAGCCGTGGCGCTTTTTCGTCCTGACCGGAAGCGGACGCAAGCCGCTCGGCGAAACGCTCGCGAAAATTCAGGCAGGAAAAATGGATGACCCGGAAAGCGAAACGAACCAAAAGAAACTGGAAGCGACCAAACAGAAACCGTACCGTGCGCCGGTTGTCATCGTAGCCGCCGTCGAACCGAGCGATAACCCGAAAGCGATTGAAAAAGAAGAGCACGGCGCCGTGTACGCAGCGATCCAGAACATGCTGCTCGCCGCCCACGAACTCGGGCTCGGCACATTCTGGCGGACCGGGGCACCTGCGTACGATCCGCAGATGCGTGACTTGTTTGGCCTGTCCGATAGAGGCGAAGTGCTCGGTTTCATCTACCTCGGCTATCCGAAAAAGGAAGTGCCGGAAGGAAAGCGCGTACCGGTAGAGGAAGTCACGAAATGGTTTGCGGACGAGAAAGATTTTAACGCGAATAAATAA
- a CDS encoding ribose-phosphate diphosphokinase, with amino-acid sequence MAFQLNEKFRLFALNSTPELTAEIAAVLNCEVGSSAVTKFSDGEIQINIQESVRGCEVYVVQSTQQPGNEYIMELLIMIDALRRASAKTINVVIPYYGYARQDRKARAREPITAKLIANLLEAAGVDRIISVDLHAAQIQGFFDIPVDQLTGIPILYEHFRQKELADVVVVAPNTSGLVRARRLASRLNAPIAFVDKRRPKPDAPQIVNVVGEVKGKNAIIIDDLIDTGGTVTLASAVLMEHGAESVYACCTHPVLSGPAVEWIEASAIKEIVVTNTIELPEEKKFERLTVLSVAPLLADAISRVHNQQSVSVLFD; translated from the coding sequence ATGGCCTTTCAATTAAATGAAAAATTCAGGCTGTTCGCATTGAATTCAACGCCTGAACTGACTGCTGAAATCGCAGCGGTATTAAATTGCGAGGTCGGCAGCAGTGCAGTGACCAAATTCAGTGACGGAGAGATCCAGATCAATATTCAGGAAAGCGTCAGGGGCTGTGAAGTATATGTGGTGCAATCCACCCAGCAGCCCGGCAATGAATACATCATGGAATTGCTGATTATGATCGATGCGTTGAGAAGAGCTTCAGCAAAAACAATCAATGTCGTCATTCCGTATTACGGCTATGCCCGGCAGGACCGGAAAGCCCGGGCGCGGGAGCCGATCACAGCGAAACTCATCGCCAATCTACTGGAAGCAGCGGGTGTCGACCGCATCATCTCGGTCGACTTGCATGCAGCGCAAATTCAGGGTTTTTTCGATATTCCGGTAGATCAGCTGACCGGTATCCCGATTCTTTATGAACATTTCAGACAAAAAGAATTAGCGGACGTCGTGGTTGTTGCCCCGAACACCAGCGGACTGGTGCGGGCACGCAGGCTGGCCAGCCGGCTGAATGCGCCGATCGCCTTTGTCGATAAGCGCCGGCCGAAGCCGGACGCGCCGCAAATTGTGAATGTCGTCGGGGAAGTAAAAGGGAAAAACGCAATTATCATCGATGATCTGATCGACACCGGCGGTACAGTCACGCTGGCTTCAGCCGTTCTGATGGAACATGGCGCGGAATCGGTTTATGCATGCTGTACGCACCCTGTCCTGTCGGGACCGGCAGTCGAGTGGATCGAAGCATCCGCCATCAAAGAAATTGTCGTCACGAATACCATTGAATTGCCGGAAGAAAAAAAGTTTGAAAGGCTCACTGTTCTCTCAGTGGCGCCGCTTCTTGCGGACGCGATCAGCCGGGTGCATAACCAGCAGTCAGTCAGTGTGCTGTTTGACTGA
- a CDS encoding aspartate/glutamate racemase family protein, protein MQKLGIIGGTGPESTVDYYQDIIQGYQEAVGSKEELPEFLIYSINMYRIFELLEAGETEKLADYLAEAVNSLHKAGAEFAVLAANTPHIVFDSVQEKTAIPLVSIVEAARDRAQELGLKKVALLGTKFTMENDFFKKPFRDAGIEITVPSEPQQQYIHEKTLSELEKGVVKSETKSEFIRIAQELIDSEGAEGIILGCTEFPMILKPDDLPVPLLNTTEIHVKKIIEAMIAAPPGK, encoded by the coding sequence ATGCAGAAACTGGGCATCATTGGAGGCACCGGACCGGAATCGACGGTCGATTATTATCAGGACATCATCCAAGGCTATCAGGAAGCGGTCGGTTCAAAAGAAGAGCTGCCGGAATTCCTTATCTACAGCATCAATATGTATAGGATTTTTGAATTGCTTGAAGCAGGCGAGACAGAAAAATTGGCCGATTACTTGGCAGAAGCGGTCAATTCCCTGCATAAAGCCGGGGCGGAATTCGCGGTGCTTGCAGCCAACACACCGCATATTGTATTCGACAGCGTGCAGGAAAAAACGGCGATTCCCCTGGTTAGTATTGTGGAAGCGGCAAGGGACCGGGCACAGGAACTGGGATTGAAGAAAGTCGCACTTCTCGGCACGAAATTCACAATGGAAAACGACTTCTTTAAAAAGCCGTTCCGCGATGCCGGTATCGAAATCACAGTGCCAAGTGAACCGCAGCAGCAGTACATACACGAGAAAACCTTGTCCGAGCTGGAAAAAGGCGTTGTGAAAAGCGAAACGAAATCCGAATTCATCCGCATTGCCCAAGAACTGATCGACTCGGAAGGCGCAGAAGGCATCATCCTTGGCTGTACCGAATTTCCGATGATTCTGAAACCCGACGATCTGCCCGTCCCGCTGCTGAATACGACGGAGATCCACGTGAAGAAGATCATTGAAGCCATGATCGCCGCGCCGCCTGGAAAGTAG
- a CDS encoding acetolactate synthase large subunit: protein MRAADLLIKCLEQEGVEYIFGVPGEENLDVMDALLDSDIKFIVTRHETSAAFMAGTYGRLTGKPGVCLATLGPGATNLLTGVANANMDFNPVIAITGQAGLNRQHKESHQYYNMEAVYEPVTKWNTQIKSPDIIPEAVRKAFHTATRERQGAVHLELPEDVAAMDVEAEPLPVLGHSDSSAEDEVIAKAVNMIEDARHPLILSGDGVTRGGAAHALRGFIDVLDLPAVQSFMGKGTVSWEDEHSLLTAGIGGKDYITCGFAKADLIIAVGFDMVEYPPERWNPDKRAQIIHVHTEEAETDAHYPVALNVIGNIESNLEKLAQAADRVTRDNNWVNDVRQEALDELKQFENDAHFPVKPQKIIHDLRSVLGPEDIAISDVGAHKMWMARMYHCYEPNTCLISNGLASMGVAVPGAIAAKLAHPERNVVAVVGDGAFGMSGAELETAVRLNVPIVVLLWRDGGYGLIEWKQLNDFGRASNIKFGNPDFIKLAEAYGFEGLQVTDSSKLKETLEQALALNKPVLIDCQVDYNENVKLTQKLGEILC from the coding sequence ATGAGAGCAGCAGATCTATTGATCAAATGCCTGGAACAGGAAGGCGTTGAGTACATTTTCGGCGTACCCGGCGAGGAGAATCTGGACGTGATGGACGCCCTGCTGGATTCGGACATCAAGTTCATCGTGACGCGGCATGAAACGAGCGCCGCATTCATGGCCGGTACTTATGGCCGGTTGACCGGAAAGCCCGGCGTCTGTCTCGCGACGCTCGGCCCCGGCGCAACGAACCTGCTGACCGGTGTGGCGAACGCGAACATGGATTTCAATCCGGTCATCGCCATCACCGGCCAGGCCGGACTCAACCGGCAGCATAAGGAATCCCACCAGTACTACAATATGGAAGCGGTGTATGAGCCGGTGACGAAATGGAACACGCAGATCAAATCGCCGGACATTATCCCGGAAGCGGTGCGCAAGGCATTCCATACGGCTACTCGGGAACGGCAGGGCGCGGTGCACCTGGAATTGCCGGAGGATGTGGCCGCGATGGATGTGGAGGCTGAACCGCTGCCGGTCCTCGGCCATTCCGACTCTTCGGCCGAGGATGAAGTGATCGCAAAAGCGGTGAACATGATCGAAGACGCCAGACACCCGCTCATCCTCTCGGGCGACGGCGTGACGCGCGGCGGGGCGGCGCATGCGCTCCGCGGATTCATCGACGTCCTGGACCTGCCGGCGGTGCAGTCGTTCATGGGCAAAGGGACGGTCTCCTGGGAAGATGAACACAGCCTGCTGACGGCGGGCATCGGCGGCAAGGATTACATTACGTGCGGCTTCGCGAAAGCGGATCTCATCATTGCGGTCGGCTTTGATATGGTCGAATACCCGCCGGAGCGCTGGAATCCGGACAAGCGGGCGCAGATCATCCACGTCCATACGGAAGAAGCGGAGACGGATGCCCATTATCCCGTTGCCCTCAACGTCATCGGCAATATCGAATCGAATCTCGAGAAACTGGCGCAGGCGGCGGACCGCGTCACCCGGGATAATAACTGGGTCAACGACGTCCGGCAGGAAGCGCTCGATGAACTGAAGCAGTTCGAAAATGACGCGCATTTCCCGGTGAAGCCGCAGAAAATCATTCATGACTTGCGGTCGGTCCTCGGACCGGAGGATATCGCCATTTCAGACGTCGGTGCGCACAAGATGTGGATGGCGCGCATGTACCATTGCTATGAGCCGAACACCTGCCTCATTTCGAATGGACTCGCTTCGATGGGTGTCGCCGTGCCGGGTGCGATTGCAGCGAAACTGGCCCATCCTGAACGGAATGTCGTTGCGGTCGTCGGCGATGGCGCGTTCGGGATGTCGGGTGCGGAACTCGAGACCGCTGTCCGGCTGAATGTGCCGATCGTGGTTCTCCTGTGGCGCGACGGCGGCTACGGACTGATCGAATGGAAGCAGCTGAATGACTTCGGACGCGCGTCGAACATTAAATTCGGCAATCCCGATTTTATTAAACTGGCGGAGGCTTACGGGTTCGAAGGGCTGCAGGTCACGGATTCCTCGAAGCTGAAAGAGACGCTCGAACAGGCGCTTGCGCTGAATAAACCCGTGCTGATCGACTGCCAGGTGGATTACAATGAAAATGTGAAACTGACCCAGAAGCTTGGGGAAATACTTTGTTAG
- a CDS encoding aldehyde dehydrogenase family protein, translating into MPAHERADILRKAAHLLTEREDEFQQAITAESGKPVKQARKEVERSKQLLLYAAEEAKSIRGEVVPMDAAVGGENRLGFVKKIPLGVIGAITPFNFPLNLSLHKLAPAIAAGNTIVFKPAEKTPVTGYKLVKLLHEAGMPKSALHLIIGTGSEIGTPLVAHDKVAKISFTGSVPVGKSIQKAAGFKKVTLELGSNSPNIVFDDANWQEAAERIVAGGFGYSGQTCISAQRIYVHRAIFNDFTDELVRLAGDLKIGDPADESVDIGPMITEDEAKRAEEWVENAIGQGANAVMKGVRTGALLAPSILTNVTKDMHIVKREVFAPILAVIPFETEDEAVESANDSIYGLQAAVFTKNIDRAFRVADRIESGGVWINDASTYRQDNYPYGGVKESGIGREGVKYATDEMLELKFIGAKLDG; encoded by the coding sequence ATGCCGGCGCATGAACGGGCGGATATTCTGCGGAAAGCGGCCCATCTGCTCACAGAACGGGAAGACGAATTCCAGCAGGCCATCACGGCGGAATCCGGCAAGCCGGTGAAACAGGCGCGCAAGGAAGTAGAACGCTCGAAACAGCTATTGCTGTATGCGGCGGAAGAAGCCAAAAGTATCCGCGGGGAAGTTGTGCCGATGGATGCTGCGGTCGGCGGCGAGAACCGGCTCGGATTCGTGAAAAAGATCCCGCTCGGTGTCATCGGGGCCATCACGCCGTTCAATTTCCCGCTGAATCTGTCGCTGCATAAGCTCGCGCCGGCGATTGCGGCGGGTAATACCATTGTATTCAAGCCGGCGGAAAAGACACCGGTGACCGGCTATAAACTTGTGAAACTGTTGCATGAAGCCGGCATGCCGAAAAGCGCCTTGCACCTTATCATCGGCACGGGTTCCGAGATCGGCACGCCGCTCGTTGCCCATGACAAAGTGGCGAAGATTTCCTTCACCGGCAGCGTGCCGGTCGGCAAGAGCATCCAGAAAGCGGCCGGCTTCAAAAAAGTCACGCTTGAACTCGGTTCCAATTCGCCGAATATCGTGTTCGATGATGCCAATTGGCAAGAAGCGGCCGAGCGGATTGTGGCCGGCGGATTCGGCTATTCCGGACAGACCTGCATCTCGGCGCAGCGCATTTATGTGCACCGGGCGATTTTCAATGATTTCACCGACGAGCTGGTCCGGCTCGCTGGTGACTTGAAAATTGGCGATCCGGCAGATGAATCGGTCGATATCGGACCGATGATCACAGAAGACGAGGCGAAACGGGCGGAAGAATGGGTGGAAAATGCGATCGGGCAAGGGGCGAACGCCGTCATGAAAGGTGTTCGCACCGGCGCATTGCTCGCTCCTTCCATCCTGACGAACGTAACGAAAGACATGCATATCGTCAAACGCGAGGTATTTGCGCCGATTCTCGCAGTCATTCCGTTTGAAACGGAAGATGAAGCCGTTGAAAGTGCGAATGATTCCATTTATGGCCTGCAGGCAGCTGTCTTCACGAAAAACATCGACCGGGCCTTCCGGGTCGCCGACCGCATTGAAAGCGGTGGCGTGTGGATCAATGATGCCTCGACATACCGCCAGGACAATTACCCGTACGGCGGCGTGAAGGAAAGCGGCATCGGCCGGGAAGGCGTGAAATACGCGACAGACGAAATGCTGGAGTTAAAATTCATCGGCGCGAAGCTCGATGGCTAA